The genomic segment ACTTCATCGGGATAATGGGTGGAACAGCGATTGCTCAAGCAACTCAACCTGGGAGCACTGAAACCTTTGTTATTGTAAGGAATGACACCGATCCTCTCCGAATCCGTATTCTTGCACCTAATGGCCTTTATTTGCAGGTATTGTTAGTTCCATTTGTATTACAAACGAAGTGTTTGGGCTGAAATCCCATTCTTGAACTGACATATGCTTAACAGGTATCTAACTGAGAAAATTTATGCATAGATTCTGAAAATTTGTTCTTGTGTTATGTGATATATGTGAAGGCTTTATCTGGGAATTCAGTGACAGCTGATTATGGAGGGAATCCAAATGATTGGGGGGACCAAAATCCATCTGTATTCGTACTAACAATTCTGAACACCTTACAAGGTGAATATCAGTTGACAAATGGTTATGGTCCTGCTCAAGCTCCTGCAGTAATGAAGGTAATTTGTAACGAGAGGTGTATAATAAGTGATGGTGTCACAAAATTTGAATTGGGATTAATGAATATTTTGTCATTACATATAAAACAGAACCATTGGAGCACCTACATTGTAGCAGATGATTTCATGTTCATGTCTCAGAATGGGCTCACCGCTGTTCGAATACCGGTCGGGTGGTGGATTATGTATGACCCTGCGCCGAAACCGTTTGTCGCCGGCTCGTTACAGGCTCTGGATAATGCTTTCACGTGGGCAGAGTAAGCGTATTGATTAACCGTGATATGGCCAATGTGTAGGAATTAGTCAGGGGTGCAAATTGGATCTCTCTTTTTATATATTACAAATGAATGACGGAGGGTACTTATTTGTTGATTAGATTAAAGATGTGGGTATATTGTATGCAGGCAGTACAATATGAAGGTGATAGTTGATCTTCATGCAGCTCCGGGATCACAGAATGGAAACGATCATAGTGGAACACGAGACGGATATCAAGAGTGGGGTGCCTCGTACATCCCACAGACAGTTGCAGTAATCGATTTTCTTGCTAAAAGGTTTTGGAAAACAAAGATTTAGATCATATGGGCTATTCAATAATTTGGGAGAGGGTCGATGATCATCTCCCTCAGCCTAATCTTGTCCCGTCCCACGCCCCCTGGTCAAGCAATGGGCTGATTCATTCCTCTATGCATGTGTTCTCAGCTTGTGTCTTGTGTGTTTCAGGTATGGTAATCGGATAGGTCTAGCAGCGATCGAGCTCATGAACGAGCCGTTAGCACCAGGGGTGACTTTAGATGACTTGAGCAACTACTATACAGCAGGATACAATGTAGTGAGGAAGTATACTTCAAGTGCTTATGTCATCTTATCCAACAGATTGGGAGATGCTAGCAACACAGAACTCCTTCCCCTAGCCGGTGGCCTCTCCCTTTCGGTCATTGACGTTCACTACTACAATCTTTACTGGGATTATTTTTCAACGCTAAACGTCCAACAGAACATCGATTACATCAATAATCAGAGAGCAAATAGTTTGCAACAAGTGACTCAGACCAATGGTCCTCTAAGTTTTGTAGGTAAGTTGGTTTCTCTCAGTGGATTTCTTTAACTATTTTGCTCCATTATTCACCATGGCAAAATAAATAACACAGTTTGCTAGAAAATTTGTGGCTTGTTTCCATAAATCGAGTTTGAAATTTTGGTGTGTAAGGCGAGGCTTCACATATTTGACTCGAGTCCTACGATTTCATCTCTTGATGCAGGAGAATGGACCGGTGAATTGGCAGTTCAAAACGCAGGAATGCAAGACTACCAAAGATATGCAAGTGCTCAGTTAAATGTGTATGGAAGAGCCACATTTGGATGGGCATATTGGTCATACAAATGCCAATATAATCACTGGAGTCTCCAGTGGATGATCCAAAATAATTACATTAAGCTACAGTGAATCAACTTTAGATACGCTCCATTTTACTATAAGAACAACTTTAGTCATAAAGGAGCGTAgataataaaaatgaaatgCAAATAACATTGGTCATTTAAATTATATGTGATAATgtctgataaaaaaaaaatgtaattttaagtCCACATTGGCCAAATAATCATTATAATTACAATTTCGTCAATGTTTATATATAAAAGTATTCCTTTGTATGATAATCGTTCATCTACTAAAAGTATACCTAGCGTTTCGAAATCaggtttacaaaaaaaaatcaaataatatttttagttggccaaaattaaattttttatctcaaaatttaaaaaatcttatacataaataatattatttaaaaattttaagccCAGCAAAAGCCCGCTTGGCCACACGCTATATAAGTACTACCAGGCGTATATACATTGAAATGTTCTCTTGTTAATTAACTTTTGTATAAAAGAATCTGAAAATTATTCTAAATTTAAAAtcgcaacaaaaaaaaaaaatagttttagTAATTTTTTAGAATTGATGAAAATTTTATCCTTTTCATTCTATGATATTTTTTACAATAGTTTTTAGAATAGGGATGATTGATATAgtcatttaaaaattcaaaaattttagataAAGACAAAACGattattttagtaaatatcAAAAAATTTAGATTTTAGAAAGTGGACAATATATGCTAGTTATAATGAGTTATAACTTTACTAACAATTTGCATCAATTATTTCCGTGAAACAGTTGATAATAGAGCTTATTCATAACATTATTATAGGATATGATATCCTATCACAGCACAAGTAGCAACACCTGAAGTCAAGTGCTATATGGAAATAAACAATAGAAGAATTTCCTTGATTTTCTTTGCATATTCAATGAAGTCATAAGAAGATATTTGAAGAAGTAGACCCACGTGAAGTAATAGGGCATCATTTTACTTCACATTATCACCGAAGTCGTATCCAAGAAATTAACGAAGTCTTTGGCCGGTTCAATGAGGGAAAACTGGTCCGGAATCAGACTGACGCCGAAGTAAAATAACGTCTTCTACGTCATCGATTTCGTAAAGTGCAGAAATAATATCTTATATATAACTGCATAGTTTACATTGAATGATGAAGTAAATGTGTTGTATAACTTGATaggttttttatttttgtgaagTAATTGATGTGAACGGCTTCGATGTAATGGATCTAAATCAGTGACGGAGCCCAATTAGTGATGGTTATTGAGtaacaattagcgacggtttaagccAAAAATCGTTGCTAATTAACGACGGTATTTTGCTAAAATCGGGGCTAATTAGCGATGCTTTTTGTCAAAACCGTcactatttatattttttaaatatagttttataattcaataaataatctttaattttataattatttgtatatatttaaataatctCCTCAACTCAactaaatatcatatttttaaattcatgatcataaattaaaaattgaaacaaaaaaaaatttaccttAAAAGCAAAATTAAAATCGAccaagagagaaaaatggacCGATCGAAGATGAAGCAGTGCGGAGAAAATAGAGTAAAGAGGCGGATATTTATAGGTAATTTGCGACAGTTTTTGAtaaaacagtcgctattagcgacggttttaagtaAACATATCGTtgattagcgacgattttaattaaatagttaaaaaccgtcgcaaaatattATATGGTGATGCTTTTGGTGAGAACTGTTGCAAATATTTGCGACAATTCGTTAAAAACCGTCATTAATAGATTTGTTTTTTGTttgtaatatttaatattttgttactTCACAATTTACATTTAATGACAAAGTAGTAGATTTTAAAAACTTTATTTTTGGTATTATGGTGAAATAATTAATAGAGAACGACTCACAATTATTGAATTGTggtgaaataaattatttctttAACTTCGACACAATTTTTATATGACgagttattttatattttattactgcatcatttaatttaatAGTATATTTAAAagacttcatttttttttattgtagtgAGATAATTATTATGACGAGTTACTTCACAATTTATATTTAACGATATATGGAGTAGTAGATTTAAAAGATTTCATTTTTTTGTATTGTAGTGAAGTAATTAATAGAGAACGACTTCACAATTATTGAATTGTGGTGAAGTACATTCTTTCTTTAACTTTGACACAATTTTAATATGAcgatttattttgtattttattacttcATCATTTAATTTAGTAGTAGATTTAAAAGACTTCATTTTTTGTATTGTAGTGAAATAATTAATATGACGagttattttgtattttattagttCATTATTAAATAAAGAGATAATTTAAgagaaataaattaaaattatggtTCATTGTTTTACTTCACTAaatataaatttcaattttttttttactttttacttcatcaaaacTACTTTGTCGAAGTAAAATGTTACAAAAAATAAgaagtgaagcccgtgttttttaaattgtgaagtaaaaaataatgttttacttCGTCAGTGTTATTATCGAAGTTGATTGGTATATAAATAATACTTCATAATTAataaaaaccgaaataaccatTGGCGAAGTAAAACCAAAAATTCTACTAGTGAAAATATACAACCATGCATGAGATATGTTTCTTCAAGCTGTACGAATCACCCCTAGAATTTTGATGCTAAGTTGCATTTGAAACACGCAGGAGTCTAACATAGATCTAATGAGCAAATCTTTGTATACATTATCATAGTTCCTTGTTCTATTGTGTGATATATGTTATGACATTGAATTCTCGCATCcaagacgcagcggaagtttgaAATTTTGTTTTTCGACAATCGAAACGTTGCTTGGGCGTCgtgtatttaaaaatatattcataGGGCGTATAGAATTTATACCTGTGCATATAAAACACTGGACTCCAAATTATTTCGATTTTTAAGCGAAGATAGCACTTCTTGTTAATCCATACGAACGGAACTCTTGTTTTTATCGTCTAATCAAGTCTACGATCAGAAGCTGTGTTCCTCACTTGGACTGCACTAGAAATCACGAGCGATATGTGCGTTAAGACTGTAGCATCCGAATTTGCAAAATCCAAACACGTTGTAACGACGACGGTGACGGAAGGAACAAGATGGCAAAATTTTTTCCTTGCAAATATCAAGGTCGCTGAGAGTTGAAAGAGCAAAAGGAAGAGAGTTTTTGATGTCTTTCTGTGCAAAACTTGTGTGCAATTCTTTCAATATCGATTTATGGCCCCTCATGGTGTATATATAGAGTGAGATTGGTAATCCAATTTAGGAGTCCCTCTTCCACAATGATTCTTAGTCCTTGTGGAACTAGGACTCTAcatatttcattaattttaaattcccattttattaatatttattattttaatcaacTTTTGATGATACATGGTATATTAAtaccatatatttatatttacatacacatattttatatcaacatataaaacatatatgtatattaaattaaataaccattatttaatttataaaattaactctttggttaatttaattctaaATTCCTCTAGAATATTTATGAGAATTTATAATAGTCATCAATATTACTacaatcatttaattattaaattctcaatttactaaataaattattccaaactcATTATAACTTCAATCGATGACCCGAGAGCGCCGATGTATCAAAGATACAACTctcgttcatataatgaaaataaaaatttcaaagatCAAAATTTTGACTTACCATATTGGGCGACTGTTAGTTTAGGGAACTCCTTCACAAAACTGgcagttccactctccttccttatttagcaatTAAGCTAAGTTTCATTTCTTCCATTTTTTGGAATccacttataaactcttttataagcttttttttttttttttttttttttatctccaTCAATCTATAGTCACCAAATTTCAACTCCTTGAACTTTGACTTTGTCAACGAGAACACGGAATCCGATACCTGTGTGTAGGACCGAGCgtttgtcgctttaccaaaagttatagctggtggtaatggtgcaactcaaatcttttaaactgcacaacagctcaagcattACGGTTCGATCTCTCTATCAAGAAGGGAGAATTATTGCACCctacaatctccctcccaataattacattccttgcaatcaatggaaatcgaacccgtgaccttggctctgataccaattgtaggaccgaacgCTTATCGCTTTACCAGAAGCTATatctggtggtaatggtgcaactcaaatcttttaaaatgcacAACAGGTCAAGCTATATCTGTGTGACCCCCTCAATGGCTCAGGAATACCGCTAGCCATtgattcacatctccatgtgattcagaataatatttattattatccGGGCTTACCTTAGTtagcttcatcattttcatcaacactttgatcaagaatgtcagttTTCATTTCTGATTACACaaatcggatcatggtaagagcatctAGTAGCATCGTTTCATGATCACCtaagtatcactgatagtgcatgcaagaacctttagtcatgaTTAGCATACAGTACtgtcccttcaacacatatatcccgatcaaacatgcaactattggtatatcgagatttGTATAtaaattcgataacgatgtgaaTTATCTTTGAGTAATAGTGTCATGGTATGTGTAACTAAGGAAACACGTTTTGAAACTGCACATGTCTTACTCTGACTAGAGATTTTTGCACTATTTACTCATCAAACCACATAAGATATCTTTACCTTTAGGTAaatggtgaatccccgactacaatgcattttctcttacgtatttcgaaactacatccAACCTCACTAACTGAAACCCTCAATAGAGTTGGTAAACAGATCAAAGTGTGCATGCTATTACATATAGACCCTACATTGTCCTGTGTTAACGAACTAATGGTGTAGAACCATAACTACGGACTATTCCActtgataagtgagaaccacttgaacAGTCcgatagagggttgttcagtgcatcatcatatggtCACTCATCTGTTTGAATGGATATCTCCAGacccttgccaatgaaacatggcgtttacatcacatatgctagtgtCGAGTTCAAGCGATCTTTATCCTTTTTTTATGTAGATGATTCAACTAgaaacctgtttagaatatacggtacacttGATAATGATTTTCATGATCTTACATTGAGAGACATatctcatggtacctattgtatattcaaagactttatctattcagcttgcatgggtatacagataaagtataatgtcataattgaataaaatctcaaaatatcattaaaataaacatagttttacattagagtcaataaaagcccgagccacaagttggcttgcTAGAAACTTACTCTAACAATATATGTGAAGGTATCGTCCGAGGATTTAGTGATAGCTGATTATGGAGGAGATCTAGATGATTGAAGGGATCAAAATCCATTTGTATTCACATTAAGAATAGCGAAAACCATAAAAGTGAATATCAATTGACAATTGGTTATGGTCCTGATCAAGCTCCTGATGTTATGAAGGTAAGTTGTAAAAGTAACACAAAGTAGTGACACTTACACTAAATTTGAATTGGGGTTACTGAACATTTGTTAatgcatataaaacataacCATTGGGACACCTACATTGTAGCATATGCTTTCAGGTTCATGTCTCAAAATGGGTTCACTGCTGTTTGAATACCAGCCCTTTGTTGTTGGATCATTACAGGCCTTGGATAATGCTTTAACGTGGGCCTAGTAAGCGCATTGATTAACTTATATACGGATAAAGGAAATAATAATGATTTTAGGTATTGATCGAAATGTATATGAAGTAACCTTTAATTTTCGTAGCATCGTTTTCTCCCACACAAAGACTAACAGAAGTTTAAAAATTGTGTTTTGACAATTAAAACTCTTACGTCTCCTatcttttaactttaaaatcctgctaattttttttttcatacatACTTTCGAAATTtaccatttaaaataacttaacatttccAAAAATCAaagt from the Primulina eburnea isolate SZY01 chromosome 3, ASM2296580v1, whole genome shotgun sequence genome contains:
- the LOC140828492 gene encoding probable glucan 1,3-beta-glucosidase A, with protein sequence MKRDLKTKMKRVDLICLWSFVILCAAILKRTCAQNPPYKSVNLGAWLVAEGWMTPDLFNGIPNKDLLDGTQVQIKSTSLNMYLCAESGGGSILVANRTAASGWETFRLWRVDERTFNFRVFNKDFIGIMGGTAIAQATQPGSTETFVIVRNDTDPLRIRILAPNGLYLQALSGNSVTADYGGNPNDWGDQNPSVFVLTILNTLQGEYQLTNGYGPAQAPAVMKNHWSTYIVADDFMFMSQNGLTAVRIPVGWWIMYDPAPKPFVAGSLQALDNAFTWAEQYNMKVIVDLHAAPGSQNGNDHSGTRDGYQEWGASYIPQTVAVIDFLAKRYGNRIGLAAIELMNEPLAPGVTLDDLSNYYTAGYNVVRKYTSSAYVILSNRLGDASNTELLPLAGGLSLSVIDVHYYNLYWDYFSTLNVQQNIDYINNQRANSLQQVTQTNGPLSFVGEWTGELAVQNAGMQDYQRYASAQLNVYGRATFGWAYWSYKCQYNHWSLQWMIQNNYIKLQ